A region from the Streptosporangium sp. NBC_01756 genome encodes:
- a CDS encoding WD40 repeat domain-containing serine/threonine protein kinase yields MSTGLIDGDPQRLGDYWLAGRLGAGGQGVVYEAYDAEGTRVAVKVLHGDAGTDPELRDRFGREAAAARRVASFCTAGVIDADLDGPRPYIVSEYVEGPSLRRAVADGRRFTGGDLHRLATAIATALTAIHDAGVIHRDLKPDNVLLGPDGPRVIDFGVARTVDMSLTATGMVAGTPTYMAPEVFMGRRADTPADVFAWGGIMVFAATGVDPFRAESLGGVMHRVLSVEPQLDMLPERLRPFIAASLAKEPQARPSAKELLLALVSGDNRLDTPRLLAAGSDAGARIRAASADPALGTLAEDAYAALGPAERDLAPEVFLRLVTVTDDGEPAVRRAQWAELLDGRHEDETAAIRRVVQVFAYLVAHDDREVWLSRPALPQAWPRLRLWGQANRDGLAVHRGILTAAWRWQSQGRRDGDLFQGDTLENAMHWAATGRRAITLSPVERDFLEAGAALTRLRARRGRLLSMTLAVLLVVALAAGALAVQQNRVAGARSVTIALQRDQAEARQLAATADSLRVAEPVKAMLLSVAAWRLAPVVEARASLAGSLAQRETTTFHDPATAIQTLRALSRDGRTLVSAGGGEARIWDVRTGRRVGGFKGIGDDLRGIALSPSGRTLAVVNGLQLTIWDVARGRPTGATLAVQGREAGGDTQVFFGQAENRVLVTQGEGLTVWNPLTGQKRFPPAAGLDFDTAADGRSLVVGTLDGDAAVFVLDGLDRTPLGDRCKACGPRVAYSPDGRTVAVSRGKTVRLHDVRTGTDLERPFTAGNGGKLRFSPDGRFLSATDDTSIKLWHVQDGRLLLTQQIDAFMPVTAFDPDGRTLRYLSEGSVTALDITALTRPVPLKGAGTRWARLSPDGRLLASRDSQASEVRLWDVRRRRLLAALTIGPKGADGYFAMAFSGDGGRLAVNTGGESSRLTIWDTATFRRLATVQTVREGQVPALAMNADGTAVASYVLYYDSTKAPGGEIHLWDVPGGRHRWSRPQDYVEELRFTPDGRAIGVAGGEQRLLDTATGRPFGEAYGSPTVGTPVEALAFSADGARSVTADQVGRISVWETGSRRPVGTPIRGGAGAGAELAYSPHGDVIAAGIDSRSVALWDVATARRLGQPIVTGTGDLQSLAFSADGSRLVTVDSAGILTEQPVDPEAVVLVVCERAGRTLSRDEWRAYLGDVPYRDVCPA; encoded by the coding sequence ATGAGCACCGGACTGATCGACGGGGATCCGCAGCGGCTGGGCGACTACTGGCTGGCCGGGCGGCTGGGCGCGGGCGGTCAGGGAGTGGTCTACGAGGCGTACGACGCCGAGGGCACGCGGGTCGCGGTCAAGGTCCTGCACGGCGACGCGGGCACCGACCCCGAACTGCGCGACAGGTTCGGACGTGAGGCGGCCGCCGCCCGGCGGGTCGCCTCGTTCTGTACGGCAGGCGTGATCGACGCCGACCTCGACGGGCCCAGGCCCTACATCGTCTCCGAATACGTCGAGGGTCCCAGCCTGCGCAGAGCGGTCGCCGACGGGCGCCGCTTCACCGGAGGCGACCTGCACCGCCTGGCGACCGCGATCGCCACCGCGCTGACCGCCATCCACGACGCCGGAGTCATCCACCGCGATCTCAAACCCGACAACGTGCTGCTCGGCCCGGACGGTCCCCGGGTCATCGACTTCGGCGTCGCCCGCACGGTGGACATGTCGCTGACCGCGACCGGCATGGTGGCGGGCACCCCCACCTACATGGCCCCCGAGGTGTTCATGGGCCGGCGTGCGGACACACCGGCCGACGTGTTCGCCTGGGGCGGGATCATGGTCTTCGCCGCAACCGGAGTCGACCCGTTCCGGGCCGAGAGCCTGGGCGGGGTCATGCACCGGGTGCTCTCCGTCGAGCCCCAGCTGGACATGCTGCCCGAGCGGCTCCGCCCGTTCATCGCGGCCTCGCTCGCCAAGGAACCGCAGGCCAGGCCGTCGGCGAAGGAACTGCTGCTCGCCCTTGTCAGCGGCGACAACCGGCTCGACACCCCCCGCCTGCTCGCGGCGGGCAGCGATGCCGGAGCCCGGATCCGGGCCGCCTCCGCCGACCCGGCACTCGGCACCCTCGCCGAGGACGCCTATGCCGCGCTCGGTCCGGCCGAGCGGGACCTCGCCCCCGAGGTCTTCCTCCGGCTGGTCACCGTGACCGACGACGGCGAGCCGGCCGTACGGCGGGCACAGTGGGCCGAACTCCTCGACGGGCGGCACGAGGACGAGACCGCCGCCATCCGCCGGGTGGTCCAGGTCTTCGCCTATCTGGTCGCCCACGACGACAGAGAGGTCTGGCTGTCGCGGCCCGCCCTGCCGCAGGCGTGGCCCCGGCTGCGCCTGTGGGGGCAGGCCAACCGGGACGGCCTGGCTGTTCATCGGGGGATCCTCACCGCCGCGTGGCGCTGGCAGTCCCAGGGGCGCAGGGACGGTGACCTGTTCCAGGGCGACACCCTGGAGAACGCCATGCACTGGGCGGCCACCGGCCGCCGCGCCATCACCCTGAGCCCGGTCGAGCGCGACTTCCTGGAGGCGGGCGCCGCGCTCACCAGGCTCCGCGCCCGCCGGGGACGGTTGCTCTCCATGACGCTGGCCGTGCTGCTGGTGGTCGCGCTGGCCGCCGGGGCGCTCGCCGTACAGCAGAACAGAGTGGCCGGCGCGCGCAGCGTCACCATCGCGCTCCAGCGCGACCAGGCGGAGGCCCGCCAGCTCGCCGCGACGGCCGACTCGCTCCGGGTGGCCGAACCGGTCAAGGCCATGCTGCTCAGCGTGGCGGCGTGGCGGCTGGCCCCGGTGGTGGAGGCCCGGGCGAGCCTGGCAGGCTCGCTCGCCCAGCGCGAGACGACCACCTTCCACGACCCGGCCACCGCCATCCAGACGCTCCGGGCGCTGAGCCGCGACGGTCGCACACTCGTCAGCGCGGGCGGGGGCGAGGCGCGGATCTGGGATGTGCGGACGGGCCGGCGGGTCGGCGGGTTCAAGGGAATCGGGGACGACCTGCGAGGGATCGCGCTGAGCCCGAGCGGCAGGACCCTCGCGGTGGTCAACGGCCTGCAGCTCACGATCTGGGACGTGGCCCGGGGCAGGCCGACCGGCGCGACCCTGGCCGTTCAGGGGCGTGAAGCCGGCGGTGACACCCAGGTCTTCTTCGGCCAGGCAGAGAACCGGGTGCTGGTCACCCAGGGGGAGGGCCTCACCGTCTGGAACCCCCTGACCGGCCAGAAGCGGTTCCCGCCCGCCGCCGGCCTGGACTTCGACACCGCCGCCGACGGACGGAGCCTCGTGGTGGGCACCCTCGACGGGGACGCGGCGGTCTTCGTCCTGGACGGCCTCGACCGGACCCCACTGGGAGACAGGTGCAAGGCCTGCGGGCCGCGTGTCGCCTACAGTCCCGACGGCAGGACCGTCGCGGTCAGCCGCGGGAAGACGGTCCGGTTGCATGACGTCCGCACCGGGACCGACCTGGAACGCCCGTTCACCGCGGGCAACGGCGGGAAGCTGCGCTTCAGCCCCGACGGCCGTTTCCTGTCCGCCACGGACGACACGAGCATAAAACTCTGGCATGTTCAGGACGGCAGGCTCCTGCTCACTCAGCAGATCGACGCGTTCATGCCGGTCACGGCCTTCGACCCGGACGGGCGTACGCTGCGCTACCTCTCCGAAGGATCGGTCACCGCCCTCGACATCACCGCGCTGACCCGGCCGGTTCCGCTCAAAGGCGCTGGAACCCGCTGGGCGCGGCTGAGTCCGGACGGACGTCTGCTCGCCTCCAGGGACAGCCAGGCGAGCGAGGTCCGCCTCTGGGACGTACGGCGGCGCAGGCTCCTCGCGGCACTGACCATCGGTCCCAAGGGCGCCGACGGATACTTCGCGATGGCCTTCAGCGGGGACGGCGGACGGCTGGCGGTCAACACCGGCGGGGAGAGCTCCAGGCTGACGATCTGGGATACCGCCACATTCAGGCGGCTCGCCACCGTGCAGACCGTGCGTGAGGGACAGGTGCCCGCCCTGGCGATGAACGCCGACGGCACCGCCGTGGCCTCCTACGTCCTGTACTACGACTCGACGAAGGCACCCGGCGGGGAGATCCACCTGTGGGACGTGCCCGGTGGCCGTCACCGCTGGTCCCGCCCCCAGGATTACGTCGAGGAGCTCAGGTTCACCCCGGACGGCAGGGCCATCGGGGTCGCCGGAGGAGAGCAGCGCCTCCTCGATACGGCGACCGGGAGACCGTTCGGAGAAGCGTACGGTTCGCCGACCGTCGGCACCCCGGTGGAGGCATTGGCCTTCAGCGCGGACGGTGCCCGCTCCGTCACCGCCGACCAGGTCGGGCGGATATCGGTGTGGGAGACCGGTTCCAGGAGGCCGGTCGGCACCCCGATCCGTGGTGGTGCCGGCGCCGGGGCGGAACTGGCCTACTCACCGCACGGCGATGTGATCGCCGCCGGGATCGACAGCCGGTCGGTGGCGCTCTGGGACGTCGCGACCGCTCGCCGTCTCGGCCAGCCGATCGTCACGGGAACCGGGGATCTGCAGTCCCTGGCGTTCAGCGCCGACGGGTCCAGACTGGTCACGGTCGACTCCGCGGGCATCCTGACCGAGCAGCCGGTCGATCCGGAGGCGGTGGTGCTCGTGGTGTGCGAGCGGGCCGGCCGTACCCTGTCACGGGACGAGTGGCGTGCCTACCTCGGCGATGTTCCGTACCGCGATGTCTGTCCTGCCTAG
- the sigJ gene encoding RNA polymerase sigma factor SigJ gives MNSDEDLAAEFEAIRPRLVGVAYGLLGSLDEAEDVVQDAWFRLGRAERGQIQDVTGWLVVTVSRLALDVLRSARVRREEYVGPWLPEPVVAEADPADRVTLTESMSMAMLVVLESLSPAERTAFVLHDVFGLSFEEVAQAVGRSPAACRQLATRARKHVTARAPRFEVDATEHRRVVEAFARASTGDDIDALVALLDPDVVLRSDGGGVVHAARRPIHGAEQVARFLIRVAVRLGARSRFAPATVNGWPGLLRFRNGELSGVFGLTVADGRVMEIFIVMNPEKLRSVR, from the coding sequence GTGAACAGCGATGAAGATCTCGCAGCCGAGTTCGAGGCCATCCGGCCGCGGCTGGTGGGCGTGGCCTACGGCCTGCTCGGCAGTCTCGACGAGGCCGAGGACGTGGTCCAGGACGCCTGGTTCCGGTTGGGCCGGGCAGAGCGCGGGCAGATCCAGGACGTCACCGGCTGGCTGGTGGTGACGGTGTCCAGGCTCGCGCTGGATGTGCTGCGCTCGGCGCGGGTGCGCCGGGAGGAGTATGTCGGGCCGTGGCTTCCCGAGCCGGTGGTGGCCGAGGCCGATCCGGCGGACCGGGTGACGCTGACCGAGTCGATGAGCATGGCGATGCTGGTGGTGCTGGAGTCGCTCAGCCCGGCCGAGCGCACCGCGTTCGTGCTGCACGACGTGTTCGGGCTGTCGTTCGAGGAGGTGGCCCAGGCGGTCGGGCGCTCCCCTGCGGCCTGCCGCCAGCTCGCCACCCGGGCCCGCAAGCACGTCACGGCCCGGGCGCCCCGCTTCGAGGTGGACGCGACCGAGCACCGCAGGGTGGTCGAGGCCTTCGCCCGCGCCAGCACGGGCGACGACATCGACGCCCTGGTGGCGCTGCTCGATCCGGACGTGGTGCTCCGCAGCGACGGCGGCGGCGTGGTCCACGCGGCCAGACGGCCGATCCACGGTGCCGAGCAGGTGGCCCGCTTCCTGATCAGGGTGGCCGTTCGGCTCGGTGCCCGCAGCCGGTTCGCTCCGGCCACGGTCAACGGCTGGCCGGGGCTCCTGCGGTTCCGGAACGGCGAGCTGAGCGGCGTCTTCGGGCTGACCGTGGCCGACGGCCGTGTGATGGAGATCTTCATTGTGATGAACCCGGAGAAACTGAGGAGTGTGCGATGA
- a CDS encoding carboxymuconolactone decarboxylase family protein, whose product MKARINVGKLAPEGYQAMLGLEKYLATCGLPHATLELVKLRASQINGCGFCVDMHSHDAKKAGESDERLFSVAAWRDAPYYTDAERAALALAEEATRLSDRGETVPDHVWDEAARHYEPEALAALVIAIAAINAWNRIAVTTRSVAGSLRNQTG is encoded by the coding sequence ATGAAGGCACGGATCAACGTCGGGAAACTCGCCCCCGAGGGCTACCAGGCCATGCTCGGCCTGGAGAAATACCTGGCCACGTGCGGGCTGCCGCACGCCACGCTGGAACTGGTGAAGCTGCGGGCCAGTCAGATCAACGGCTGTGGCTTCTGTGTGGACATGCACAGCCACGACGCCAAGAAGGCGGGCGAGAGCGACGAACGGCTGTTCTCGGTGGCCGCCTGGCGGGATGCCCCGTACTACACCGACGCGGAGCGGGCCGCGCTGGCCCTGGCAGAGGAGGCCACCCGGCTCAGCGACCGCGGGGAGACGGTGCCGGACCACGTGTGGGACGAGGCCGCCAGGCATTACGAGCCGGAGGCACTGGCCGCACTGGTGATCGCGATCGCGGCGATCAACGCATGGAACCGGATTGCCGTCACCACGCGTTCGGTCGCGGGTTCCTTGCGTAACCAAACGGGTTGA
- a CDS encoding MFS transporter, with protein sequence MLATSSSRRLVGISLAYFLVLLDTTVLTVALPDLRASLGGSFAGQQWAVNGYTIAFAASLLTGGAISDRYGAARVFRVGVAGFGIVSLICAFAPGLEILIVLRALLGLAGALCLGSSLGLIAQLNPDPARRARAMGTWAALTGTALAAGPLLGGLLVESYGWRAVFLINPPLALVSLAAVRGLVSGPGTRGIGWRTQAAACAFLALLAAAITEASVLAGVLALVALAVLVLLERGAAMPALPGGLLRASWTILLAGTVVNFAFSGALFVITLLLQDGRGFTPLEAGLAFLPLTVPMTFNAFFTGRLVARYGPRPSILAGLVLLTGGLLLAPSIVGMIIIGFGLSCCLPALMAGVVAMAPPGTAGTAGGLLNAARQTGAILGVAVMGVIAHGTADDTSHALLVAAGLTGLVLVGLAGSALAARRRTSGREGRVPVQPST encoded by the coding sequence ATGCTCGCGACATCATCCTCCCGGCGGCTCGTCGGGATTTCTCTCGCCTACTTCCTCGTTCTCCTTGACACCACCGTGCTCACCGTCGCCCTGCCCGACCTGCGCGCCTCACTGGGCGGGTCGTTCGCCGGGCAGCAGTGGGCCGTCAACGGATACACGATCGCCTTCGCCGCGTCCCTGCTGACCGGTGGCGCGATCTCCGACCGGTACGGCGCGGCCCGGGTGTTCCGGGTGGGTGTCGCCGGGTTCGGGATCGTGTCCTTGATCTGTGCGTTCGCTCCCGGCCTGGAGATCCTCATCGTCCTGCGGGCGCTGCTGGGTCTGGCGGGCGCGCTCTGCCTGGGCAGTTCCCTCGGACTGATCGCCCAGCTCAATCCCGATCCCGCCCGGCGGGCGCGGGCCATGGGTACGTGGGCGGCCCTCACCGGCACCGCGCTCGCCGCGGGCCCGCTGCTCGGCGGCCTGCTCGTGGAGTCCTACGGCTGGCGCGCGGTCTTCCTCATCAACCCGCCGCTCGCGCTCGTGAGTCTCGCCGCGGTCCGGGGGCTGGTGTCCGGCCCCGGGACACGCGGGATCGGCTGGCGGACGCAGGCCGCGGCCTGCGCCTTTCTCGCACTGCTCGCCGCGGCGATCACCGAGGCCTCCGTCCTCGCCGGGGTGCTCGCCCTGGTGGCGCTCGCCGTGCTGGTCCTGCTGGAGCGGGGCGCCGCCATGCCCGCGCTGCCCGGCGGGCTGCTCCGAGCCTCCTGGACGATTCTGCTCGCCGGCACGGTGGTGAACTTCGCCTTCTCCGGCGCGCTCTTCGTGATCACCCTTCTGCTGCAGGACGGACGGGGCTTCACCCCGCTGGAGGCGGGACTGGCGTTTCTGCCGCTGACCGTCCCGATGACCTTCAACGCCTTCTTCACCGGTCGTCTCGTCGCCCGGTACGGCCCGAGGCCCTCGATCCTGGCCGGTCTCGTCCTGCTGACGGGAGGCCTGCTCCTGGCCCCCTCGATAGTTGGAATGATCATTATAGGTTTCGGGCTGTCGTGCTGCCTGCCCGCCCTGATGGCCGGCGTCGTCGCGATGGCCCCGCCGGGTACGGCGGGCACGGCGGGCGGCCTGCTCAACGCGGCACGTCAGACCGGCGCGATCCTCGGAGTGGCGGTGATGGGCGTCATCGCGCATGGTACGGCCGACGACACCTCCCACGCCCTGCTCGTGGCCGCGGGCCTCACCGGGCTCGTTCTCGTGGGCCTGGCCGGGTCTGCTCTCGCCGCCCGGCGCCGTACGTCAGGTCGGGAGGGCCGGGTTCCCGTACAGCCGTCGACATGA
- a CDS encoding LysR family transcriptional regulator: MDLRQLRGFVAVAGTGTITGAAQLLDLAPATTSEQIRRLEGSLGVTLFDRTAQGMRLTEAGRILLTQARGLLDHAESVRLAVTGRRRKVRVGALEMLAATRLPGIMRHLAELRPDIDFDVIVLTRQLMFDGIAQGTLDAGLLLDSGVQLGALGFAPPPGLDFLDVGDVRLAMVASPAEHADTLLTTGPGCSIRMACDRLTDLGTGRRELSSVVAVREWAKQGLGIALLPDFAIAEDLAAGALVELECPAPALALRLVWLGDREEALRDVLYALSS, encoded by the coding sequence ATGGATTTGCGACAGCTACGAGGTTTCGTCGCGGTGGCCGGGACGGGCACGATCACCGGGGCGGCGCAACTGCTCGACCTGGCTCCGGCGACGACATCGGAGCAGATCCGCAGGCTGGAGGGGTCTCTCGGGGTCACGCTCTTCGACCGCACCGCGCAGGGCATGCGGCTCACCGAAGCCGGACGGATCCTGCTCACCCAGGCCCGCGGACTGCTCGACCACGCCGAGTCGGTACGGCTCGCGGTGACCGGGCGGAGGCGGAAAGTTCGGGTGGGCGCGCTGGAGATGCTGGCGGCGACCCGGCTGCCCGGAATCATGCGACATCTGGCGGAGCTCCGCCCCGACATCGATTTCGACGTCATCGTGCTCACCCGGCAGCTGATGTTCGACGGGATCGCCCAGGGCACCCTCGACGCCGGACTGCTGCTCGACTCCGGCGTACAGCTCGGCGCCCTCGGGTTCGCACCCCCGCCGGGACTGGACTTCCTCGATGTCGGAGACGTGCGGCTGGCCATGGTCGCGTCCCCGGCGGAACACGCCGACACACTGCTGACGACCGGTCCGGGCTGCTCGATCCGGATGGCCTGTGACCGGCTGACCGACCTCGGCACCGGACGGCGGGAGCTGTCCAGCGTCGTCGCCGTCAGGGAATGGGCCAAGCAGGGGCTGGGCATCGCCCTGCTTCCCGACTTCGCGATCGCCGAGGACCTGGCGGCCGGCGCCCTGGTGGAGCTCGAATGCCCCGCCCCCGCCCTGGCCCTGCGCCTGGTCTGGCTCGGCGATCGCGAGGAGGCTCTTCGTGACGTGCTCTACGCGTTGAGCTCCTGA
- a CDS encoding TetR/AcrR family transcriptional regulator, whose translation METTTTPMNGRKAQAARNDQVILDAARAVFVADPGAPIAAVAERAGVGISALYRRYAGKEDLLRQLCSDGLETFAAEAEAALAEEGDPWSSFAGFVRRIVDADVHSLTINLAGTFTPDEHLRRAAAHASDLATRIFDRAVQAGVLRPGLDATDMPMIFEQLAALHLGDKERTSQIRRRYLTLMLDALRLTEATSPPGPAPSAEEIGRRWVV comes from the coding sequence ATGGAGACAACCACCACGCCCATGAACGGGCGCAAAGCCCAGGCCGCCCGTAACGACCAGGTGATCCTCGACGCCGCCCGCGCGGTCTTCGTCGCCGACCCGGGCGCCCCCATCGCGGCGGTGGCGGAGCGCGCCGGAGTGGGCATCAGCGCGCTCTACCGCCGTTACGCCGGCAAGGAGGACCTGCTGCGGCAGCTGTGCTCCGACGGCTTGGAAACCTTCGCCGCCGAGGCGGAGGCCGCCCTGGCCGAGGAGGGCGACCCATGGAGCTCCTTCGCCGGCTTCGTCCGCCGGATCGTGGACGCCGACGTCCACTCCCTGACGATCAATCTGGCGGGCACCTTCACCCCCGACGAGCACCTTCGCCGCGCGGCCGCCCACGCCTCCGATCTCGCCACGCGGATCTTCGACCGCGCCGTCCAGGCCGGGGTGCTCCGCCCCGGTCTGGACGCCACCGACATGCCGATGATCTTCGAGCAGCTCGCCGCCCTGCATCTCGGCGACAAGGAGCGCACCTCGCAGATCAGACGGCGGTATCTGACCTTGATGCTCGACGCCCTGCGCCTGACCGAGGCCACCTCCCCGCCAGGCCCGGCACCGAGCGCCGAGGAGATCGGCAGACGCTGGGTCGTCTGA
- a CDS encoding DUF418 domain-containing protein, with protein sequence MSLSLSPSRPSLRRARVQALDALRGLALGGILVVNITQLAQMYRYDATVSGLIVDVGFHQRFFPIFSFLFGIGFALFLESARGRARRPRLVLVRRLVILAGFGIPHHLAQPGEALLPYALFGILFLLPASYLPCTAVLVLGAVGSAAALVVAGGGVLLVPGLFLLGMAAARSGLVRDVERRPGMLTGLLVAGLAIAVPLTIWYLTMPLRERFAGYGGPVAAVAGLSAAMAYTGGFLLWLRTRAGAVACRALAPLGRMALTNYVVATALVLLLIGPLGLVGSESYGVVFALAAAVIAAQAGFSVWWLGRFRYGPLEWLWRCGTWWQAVPLRAPGPGEPPEPVG encoded by the coding sequence ATGTCCTTGTCCCTTTCTCCGTCACGGCCCTCTCTCCGGCGGGCACGTGTCCAGGCTCTGGACGCGCTGCGCGGACTAGCGCTGGGCGGCATCCTGGTCGTCAACATCACCCAGCTCGCGCAGATGTACCGCTACGACGCCACCGTCTCGGGGCTCATCGTCGACGTCGGCTTCCACCAGCGGTTCTTCCCGATCTTCTCGTTCCTGTTCGGGATCGGATTCGCGCTCTTCCTGGAGTCGGCGCGGGGGCGGGCCAGACGGCCGAGGCTGGTGCTGGTGCGCAGGCTCGTCATCCTGGCCGGGTTCGGGATACCGCACCACCTCGCGCAGCCGGGTGAGGCGCTGCTGCCGTACGCCCTCTTCGGGATCCTCTTCCTGCTGCCGGCCTCCTACCTGCCGTGTACGGCGGTGCTCGTGCTCGGCGCCGTCGGTTCGGCGGCCGCACTGGTCGTGGCCGGGGGCGGCGTTCTCCTGGTCCCCGGCCTTTTCCTGCTCGGGATGGCCGCCGCCCGGTCCGGCCTGGTCCGGGACGTCGAGCGGCGGCCGGGAATGCTCACCGGGCTACTGGTGGCCGGACTGGCCATCGCTGTCCCCCTGACGATCTGGTATCTCACGATGCCGCTCCGCGAACGCTTCGCCGGGTACGGCGGGCCGGTCGCCGCCGTCGCCGGACTGTCCGCGGCCATGGCCTACACCGGCGGATTCCTGCTGTGGCTGCGCACCCGGGCCGGAGCGGTCGCCTGCCGCGCCCTGGCGCCACTCGGCCGGATGGCCCTGACCAACTACGTGGTGGCCACCGCCCTCGTACTGCTCCTCATCGGACCGCTGGGGTTGGTGGGATCGGAGTCCTACGGGGTGGTCTTCGCCCTGGCCGCCGCGGTCATCGCGGCACAGGCCGGGTTCAGCGTCTGGTGGCTGGGCCGGTTCCGGTACGGGCCGCTGGAATGGTTGTGGAGATGCGGCACCTGGTGGCAGGCCGTACCACTCCGCGCGCCCGGTCCGGGGGAGCCTCCGGAGCCGGTCGGCTGA
- a CDS encoding AlkA N-terminal domain-containing protein encodes MHDDVARCIRAVQSKDARFDGWFFGGVITTGIYCRPSCPVVPPKIENMRFYPSAAAAQSAGFRACKRCRPDASPGSPEWNRRADVVARAMRLIADGVVDREGVSGLAARLGYSTRQIERQLLAELGAGPLALARAQRSQTARLLIETSTLPMGDVAFAAGFSSIRAFNDTVLQVFALTPTQLRDRAAHGRPAVTPGILSLRLPFRAPLCPDNLFGHLAATAVPGVEEWRSGAYRRTLRLPHGHGIADLRPLSDHVGCRLALTDLRDLSTAIGRCRRLLDLDADPVAVDGLLRGDPVLAPLVEEAPGRRVPRTVDASEFAVRAVLGQQVSTAAARTHAARLVTAHGEPITDPAGALTHLFPDPAALASMDPAALALPRARRTTLATLIAALAADEIDLGVGGDWHRARAQLSALPGFGPWTVETIAMRALGDPDAFIPTDLGIRAAARVLGLPVTPAALTRRAAAWRPWRAYAVQHLWATGDHAVNRLPAD; translated from the coding sequence ATGCATGACGACGTGGCCCGGTGTATCCGGGCGGTGCAGTCCAAGGACGCCCGGTTCGACGGCTGGTTCTTCGGCGGGGTGATCACCACCGGGATCTACTGCAGGCCCAGCTGTCCGGTGGTGCCCCCCAAGATCGAGAATATGCGCTTCTATCCCAGCGCCGCCGCGGCGCAGTCGGCCGGGTTCCGGGCGTGCAAGCGCTGCCGGCCCGACGCCAGTCCGGGCTCTCCGGAGTGGAACAGGCGCGCCGACGTCGTAGCACGGGCGATGCGCCTGATCGCCGACGGGGTCGTCGACCGCGAGGGGGTGTCCGGCCTGGCCGCACGGCTCGGCTACAGCACCCGCCAGATCGAACGGCAACTGCTCGCCGAACTCGGAGCGGGCCCGCTCGCACTGGCACGGGCACAACGGTCCCAGACCGCCCGGCTACTGATCGAGACCAGCACCCTGCCCATGGGCGACGTCGCCTTCGCCGCCGGATTCTCCAGCATCCGGGCCTTCAACGACACCGTGCTGCAGGTCTTCGCCCTGACCCCGACCCAGCTACGGGACCGCGCCGCCCACGGACGTCCGGCGGTCACCCCCGGGATTCTGTCGCTGCGGCTGCCGTTCCGGGCCCCGCTCTGCCCGGACAACCTGTTCGGGCATCTCGCCGCGACCGCCGTACCCGGAGTGGAGGAGTGGCGGAGCGGTGCGTACCGCCGTACTCTGCGCCTGCCGCACGGCCACGGCATCGCCGATCTGCGTCCCCTGTCCGATCACGTCGGTTGCCGGCTGGCCCTCACCGACCTCCGCGATCTCTCCACCGCGATCGGCCGGTGCCGGCGGCTGCTCGACCTCGACGCCGATCCCGTCGCCGTCGACGGTCTTCTCCGCGGCGACCCGGTGCTCGCCCCCCTCGTGGAGGAGGCTCCCGGCCGCCGGGTGCCCCGCACCGTCGACGCGTCCGAGTTCGCGGTGCGCGCGGTGCTCGGTCAGCAGGTGTCCACCGCGGCCGCCCGCACCCACGCGGCCCGATTGGTCACCGCCCATGGCGAACCGATCACGGACCCCGCCGGAGCCCTCACCCATCTTTTCCCCGACCCTGCGGCACTCGCCTCGATGGACCCCGCGGCGCTCGCGCTCCCTCGGGCCCGCCGCACCACACTGGCCACGCTGATCGCCGCCTTGGCAGCCGACGAGATCGACCTCGGCGTCGGAGGCGACTGGCATCGAGCCCGCGCCCAGTTGTCGGCGCTGCCGGGGTTCGGGCCCTGGACCGTCGAGACCATCGCGATGCGCGCTCTCGGCGATCCCGACGCCTTCATACCCACCGACCTGGGGATCCGCGCCGCCGCCCGCGTGCTCGGCCTTCCCGTCACCCCTGCCGCACTCACCCGCCGTGCCGCCGCCTGGCGACCCTGGCGCGCCTACGCCGTCCAGCATCTCTGGGCCACCGGCGACCATGCCGTCAACCGGCTGCCTGCCGACTGA